In the Leishmania mexicana MHOM/GT/2001/U1103 complete genome, chromosome 31 genome, one interval contains:
- a CDS encoding putative coatomer epsilon subunit: MTDVLFDVRNALVVGNYHQAIADGSTARALSSRPVDVAAFNAEKNAVIALGQIGLGQVDAVISQLRSERNPLLVTIHTWAELICAMRDYGALSDPVTNVTQRLQSDAETVAADAVYKAVFAATALFYQQDVIGALTLAKKWLGELPTPEGSLVRRYTVELHGVAIEALLRLNRPDEAAKEVKRMEQVDSEAIVTILYSGIVSLHQAASDVHAANYDAAVSAFKEVQLRCGQSIMVSNLMALAHMGLKDYDAAERSLLDALAVRSNDEATLVNLAAVSAHKAKSLDDAERYIQQAVSMHGTWGDAYHAKERNLDQDISAFMVEV; the protein is encoded by the coding sequence ATGACAGACGTCCTCTTTGACGTGCGCAACGCCCTCGTGGTGGGCAACTACCATCAGGCCATCGCTGATGGCAGCACTGCGCGCGCTCTGTCGAGCAGGCCGGTTGATGTGGCCGCCTTCAATGCGGAGAAGAACGCGGTGATCGCTCTGGGGCAGATTGGTCTCGGCCAAGTCGACGCCGTTATCAGTCAGCTTCGCTCGGAGAGAAACCCGCTGCTCGTGACGATTCACACGTGGGCAGAGCTGATTTGCGCTATGCGCGACTACGGTGCCCTCTCCGATCCGGTCACGAACGTCACGCAGCGTCTACAGAGCGATGCggagacggtggcggcggatgCTGTCTACAAGGCCGTATTCGCTGCCACAGCCCTGTTCTACCAGCAAGACGTCATCGGGGCCCTGACGCTGGCAAAGAAGTGGCTCGGCGAGTTGCCCACTCCGGAGGGGTCGCTGGTCAGGCGCTACACGGTGGAGCTGCACGGTGTGGCGATAgaggcactgctgcggctgaaTCGGCCAGATGAGGCGGCGAAAGAGGTGAAGCGCATGGAGCAGGTGGACAGCGAGGCGATCGTGACCATACTGTACAGCGGCATTGTTTCCCTCCATCAGGCTGCGTCTGACGTGCACGCGGCCAACTATGACGCGGCCGTATCCGCCTTcaaggaggtgcagctgcggtgtGGCCAGAGCATCATGGTGTCGAACTTGATGGCCCTCGCGCACATGGGTCTCAAGGACTACGACGCGGCGGAGCGCTCGCTGCTCGACGCGCTAGCCGTCCGCTCCAACGATGAGGCCACACTGGTGaacctcgccgccgtcagtGCCCACAAGGCGAAGTCCCTCGACGACGCTGAGCGCTACATCCAGCAGGCGGTCTCGATGCATGGTACGTGGGGTGACGCCTACCATGCCAAGGAGCGGAACCTCGACCAAGATATTAGCGCTTTCATGGTGGAAGTGTAG